The window GTCCAAACTGAGCATTCGTCCTCCTATATAAAGCCTCCGCCTCCCTTGCTCTCTTCCCACCACAACACCatcacccacccacacacacggCCAAGGCGACCGAAGCGAGTCCTCGTGTCCCCGTGCACACACACCTAACCTTGAACCATGTCGTCGCAGCGGATGGGGCGTCACCAGCGCCGGGCGTCGCAGAGCGTGTTCGCGCTGCCGGAGAACTTCGCGGTCCTCGACGACGTGCCGGCGTCCGACGAGCACCGGAAGGCGGACGGCGGCGCGaccgagcagcagcagcagcagcagcagggggcgGGGCGCCACCGGCGGGCCATGTC is drawn from Aegilops tauschii subsp. strangulata cultivar AL8/78 chromosome 1, Aet v6.0, whole genome shotgun sequence and contains these coding sequences:
- the LOC109748351 gene encoding uncharacterized protein, with the protein product MSSQRMGRHQRRASQSVFALPENFAVLDDVPASDEHRKADGGATEQQQQQQQGAGRHRRAMSMAVASSRDLEMIKEDIGGYSNYKIGA